In Desulfovibrio sp. X2, a single genomic region encodes these proteins:
- a CDS encoding BMP family ABC transporter substrate-binding protein: MRILMRVLFVVLLAMLALGCGEDKKQPEKKQEAPAKAEAPAAAPAPAATPGKTLKVGFVYVSPIGDAGYSYAHDQGRKAIADMPGVETSYVEAVPEGADAERVLTKMARDGYGLIFATSFGYMDSVIKVAKDYPNVIFEHCSGFKRADNVGTYFGR, encoded by the coding sequence ATGCGCATCCTGATGAGGGTCCTGTTCGTGGTCCTTCTCGCCATGCTGGCGCTCGGCTGCGGCGAGGACAAGAAGCAGCCCGAGAAGAAGCAGGAGGCTCCGGCCAAGGCCGAGGCCCCGGCTGCGGCTCCGGCTCCCGCCGCTACGCCCGGCAAGACGCTCAAGGTGGGCTTCGTCTACGTCTCGCCCATCGGCGACGCGGGCTATTCCTACGCCCACGACCAGGGCCGCAAGGCCATCGCGGACATGCCCGGCGTGGAGACCTCCTACGTGGAGGCCGTGCCCGAGGGCGCGGACGCCGAGCGCGTGCTGACCAAGATGGCGCGTGACGGCTACGGCCTGATCTTCGCCACCTCCTTCGGCTACATGGACTCCGTGATCAAGGTCGCCAAGGACTATCCGAACGTGATCTTCGAGCACTGCTCGGGCTTCAAGCGCGCGGACAACGTGGGCACCTACTTCGGCCGCAT